The following nucleotide sequence is from Bacteroidota bacterium.
TAAAGTTGCCATTGATAAACTTATTATTAAATAGAAATTCAAATTTTTGAGTTCTCTTTTTCTTGTTTTAGTTTCATTGAAAAAGAGAACTCATAAAATAGATTCAAGAAAAAAGTAAGCTAATTGTAAGCTTTTTTCTTGAATTTTTTTCATTTATTAATTTCAAAATAATTATGGATATCTATAGTATAATTACTCTAAACGAGTTTATAACAATCAAACAAGCTCAAGTTCCTTATGCAACAGGAGAACTATCTAAATTGTTGAATTATATTGGAATAGCAGCAAAAATTGTTAACAAGAAAGTAAATAAGGCTGGCCTTGTCGATATTCTTGGTGCAGCTGGTGAAGTTAATGTTCAGGGCGAAGACCAAAAAAAATTGGATGTTTTTGCCAATGAAAGATTTATCAGAGGATTAAAAGCAAGTGGAGTTTGTTGCGGAATTGCTTCGGAAGAAGATCAGGAAATAATTACATTTGATGACGAATTGTCGAAATATGGCGAATATGTTGTGTGTATGGATCCATTGGATGGTTCATCAAATATTGATGTTAATGTTTCCATAGGTACGATTTTTTCCATTTATCGCCGAATAAGTAAAAAGGGCGAAAAAGCTCAACTCGAAGATTTTCTTCAGGAAGGTAGAAAACAAGTTGCTGCAGGCTACGTAATTTATGGCTCGTCAACAATGTTGGTATATACTACCGGCGAAGGTGTTAGTGGATTTACTCTCGATCCTTCAATCGGTGAGTTTTGCTTGTCAACTGAAAATATTAAAACTCCGGAAAAAGGAAAAATCTACTCAATAAATGAAGGAAACTATATAAAATTTCCTGAAGGTGTAAAGAAATATTTAAAGTGGTGTCAGGAATATGATGATAATACAAACAGGCCATATACTTCAAGATATATTGGTTCGCTTGTAGCA
It contains:
- the fbp gene encoding class 1 fructose-bisphosphatase translates to MYSIITLNEFITIKQAQVPYATGELSKLLNYIGIAAKIVNKKVNKAGLVDILGAAGEVNVQGEDQKKLDVFANERFIRGLKASGVCCGIASEEDQEIITFDDELSKYGEYVVCMDPLDGSSNIDVNVSIGTIFSIYRRISKKGEKAQLEDFLQEGRKQVAAGYVIYGSSTMLVYTTGEGVSGFTLDPSIGEFCLSTENIKTPEKGKIYSINEGNYIKFPEGVKKYLKWCQEYDDNTNRPYTSRYIGSLVADFHRNLLKGGIFIYPTTKTAPNGKLRLLYECNPIAFICEQAGGKASDGKRSIMDIKPESIHQRVPYFIGNKDMVERVEDFMKE